Proteins co-encoded in one Ruegeria pomeroyi DSS-3 genomic window:
- a CDS encoding UbiH/UbiF family hydroxylase — MHESCDILISGGGIAGLTAAAAFGSAGFSVICVDPAPPVTKRDVDGSDLRTTAFLQPAQVLLDNCGLWARLADHAAPLQIMRIVDAGGEVPEPRVVRDFNAADLSDRPFGWNLPNWLLRREMVARLAELPNVDFRPGTATSSLFTRTAEARVGLSDGSRVTCKLVLAADGRSSPMREAAGIGVKTTRYGQKALAFAVTHPIAHQNVSTEIHRSGGPFTLVPLPDWQGQPSSAVVWMERGPKALELLDMAPEAFEAAMTERSCGLFGPLKLASRRTIWPIISQSAERLSGERIALMAEAAHVVPPIGAQGLNMSLGDLRSLLELAQARPEDLGDAQMLAAYHKARHAEIELRVKGIDLLNRASMVEARPLRDARAMGLNALYSLAPVRRTLMQMGLGVR; from the coding sequence ATGCACGAGAGCTGCGACATCCTGATTTCCGGCGGCGGCATCGCCGGGCTGACTGCGGCGGCGGCCTTTGGCAGCGCCGGATTTTCGGTCATCTGCGTCGATCCGGCCCCGCCGGTGACCAAACGCGACGTGGATGGATCGGATCTGCGCACCACCGCCTTTCTGCAACCGGCGCAGGTGCTGCTGGACAATTGCGGCCTCTGGGCCCGGCTGGCCGATCATGCCGCGCCCTTGCAGATCATGCGCATCGTCGATGCGGGCGGCGAGGTGCCCGAACCGCGTGTGGTGCGCGATTTCAACGCCGCCGATCTGAGCGACAGGCCCTTTGGCTGGAACCTGCCCAACTGGCTGCTCCGGCGCGAGATGGTGGCGCGGCTGGCCGAACTGCCCAATGTGGATTTCCGCCCCGGCACCGCCACCAGCAGCCTGTTCACCCGCACCGCCGAGGCACGGGTGGGGTTGAGCGACGGGTCCCGCGTCACCTGCAAGCTGGTGCTGGCTGCGGACGGACGTAGCTCGCCCATGCGCGAGGCGGCGGGGATCGGGGTCAAGACCACCCGCTATGGGCAAAAGGCACTGGCCTTTGCCGTCACCCACCCGATTGCCCATCAGAATGTCTCGACCGAAATCCACCGGTCGGGCGGACCGTTCACGCTGGTGCCACTGCCCGACTGGCAGGGGCAGCCCTCGTCTGCGGTGGTCTGGATGGAGCGTGGACCAAAGGCGCTGGAATTGCTGGACATGGCGCCCGAGGCGTTTGAGGCGGCGATGACCGAACGCTCCTGCGGGTTGTTCGGGCCGCTGAAACTGGCCTCGCGCCGCACCATCTGGCCGATCATCAGCCAATCGGCAGAACGGCTCTCGGGCGAGCGTATCGCGCTGATGGCCGAGGCCGCGCATGTGGTGCCGCCGATCGGCGCCCAGGGGCTGAACATGTCGCTGGGCGACCTGCGTTCATTGCTGGAGCTGGCGCAGGCCCGGCCCGAGGACTTGGGCGATGCGCAGATGCTGGCGGCCTATCACAAGGCGCGCCACGCCGAGATCGAGTTGCGGGTGAAGGGCATCGACCTGCTCAATCGCGCCTCAATGGTCGAGGCGCGTCCCTTGCGGGACGCGCGCGCTATGGGGCTCAACGCGCTCTATTCGCTGGCACCGGTCCGCCGAACCCTGATGCAGATGGGTCTGGGCGTACGCTAG
- a CDS encoding ComEC/Rec2 family competence protein, translating into MTLKYARGPVSYLYRDVEKNGKTSRRKVKQVLWGDWIDVRDPIDATWAHVRYGKKPYLMKRAELQDERVLELIFLDIGQGDACILTEPGHHHPPRVMVIDAGIGRNTNGFLNWRFRDFDNSGQIHAAIVTHPDADHYRGFQPIFENRRLRIDHVYHSGLVERVGDDLLGPEQGGYLSDIVASDAQLRPLLADPARRGRKLYPKLMQTALETDRIGPVTALTTTHAVQENGRAWLPGFAPADGGLITIEVLGPVVEPDAAGQPRLRAFGDRPTSRSMDEGKTKNGHSVLLRLDFNGFRVLFGGDLNTSAECFLMQHYGGVPVSAPLAASAAELAAIARPEAIAAAGERFGVDLMKICHHGSSDVTEEFLQAAHAAAYVVSSGDEEGHVHPRPDLLGLLGKMGAGARPLLLSTELLRSTRERERDDLRPTLDRLNGRIEAELARGAAADATALKEMRAAKRKLLDEVFRRNVGVYGAINLRTDGRDAVIAFRKEKAPAHRRWFYYEMRRDPDSGGFLPVLGDGH; encoded by the coding sequence ATGACGCTGAAATATGCGCGCGGTCCGGTCAGCTACCTTTACCGCGACGTTGAAAAGAACGGCAAGACCAGTCGCCGCAAGGTCAAACAGGTGCTTTGGGGCGACTGGATCGACGTGCGCGATCCCATCGATGCCACCTGGGCCCATGTCCGCTATGGCAAGAAACCCTATCTGATGAAACGCGCCGAGTTGCAGGACGAGCGGGTGCTGGAGCTGATCTTTCTCGACATCGGGCAGGGCGACGCCTGTATCCTGACCGAGCCGGGCCACCATCACCCGCCCCGGGTGATGGTGATCGACGCCGGGATCGGGCGCAATACCAACGGGTTTCTGAACTGGCGGTTCCGCGATTTCGACAATTCGGGCCAGATCCATGCCGCCATCGTCACCCATCCGGATGCCGACCACTATCGCGGCTTCCAACCGATCTTCGAGAACCGCCGCCTGCGGATCGACCATGTCTATCACAGCGGGCTGGTCGAGCGGGTTGGAGACGATCTGCTGGGACCCGAGCAGGGCGGTTATCTGAGCGATATCGTGGCCAGCGACGCACAGCTGCGCCCGCTGCTGGCCGATCCGGCGCGGCGCGGACGCAAGCTTTATCCCAAACTGATGCAAACCGCGCTGGAGACCGACCGGATCGGCCCTGTCACCGCGCTCACTACCACCCATGCGGTACAGGAGAACGGGCGTGCCTGGCTGCCGGGGTTTGCCCCCGCTGATGGCGGGCTGATAACCATCGAGGTTCTGGGGCCGGTGGTCGAACCCGATGCCGCAGGCCAGCCGCGCCTGCGCGCCTTTGGCGACAGGCCGACCTCACGGTCGATGGATGAAGGCAAGACCAAGAACGGCCATTCGGTGCTGTTGCGGCTGGATTTCAACGGGTTCCGGGTGTTGTTCGGCGGCGATCTCAACACCTCGGCAGAGTGCTTTCTGATGCAGCATTATGGCGGCGTGCCGGTCTCGGCACCGCTGGCGGCAAGCGCGGCGGAACTGGCGGCCATCGCCCGGCCCGAGGCCATCGCCGCCGCCGGTGAACGGTTCGGTGTCGATCTGATGAAGATCTGTCATCACGGGTCCTCGGACGTGACCGAGGAGTTTCTGCAGGCCGCCCATGCCGCCGCCTATGTGGTCTCGTCAGGCGACGAGGAGGGGCATGTGCATCCGCGCCCCGACTTGTTGGGTCTGTTGGGCAAGATGGGCGCCGGGGCGCGGCCCCTGCTGCTGTCGACCGAGCTTCTGCGTTCGACGCGCGAGCGTGAGCGGGACGACCTGCGCCCGACGCTCGACCGGCTGAACGGGCGGATCGAGGCAGAGCTGGCCAGGGGCGCGGCGGCGGATGCAACTGCGCTGAAAGAGATGCGCGCGGCCAAGCGCAAGCTGCTGGACGAGGTGTTCCGCCGCAATGTCGGCGTCTACGGTGCCATCAACCTGCGCACCGACGGGCGCGACGCGGTGATCGCCTTTCGCAAGGAAAAGGCGCCCGCGCACCGGCGCTGGTTCTATTACGAGATGCGGCGCGACCCTGACAGCGGCGGTTTCCTGCCCGTGCTGGGTGACGGGCACTGA
- a CDS encoding pyrimidine 5'-nucleotidase: MVREAFSHVTTWVFDLDNTLYPPAMRLFDQIEVRMTAYVMEALGVTRAEADRLRAHYWRQYGTTLAGLMREHGLDPDPYLVAVHEVDMSHMTPDTALASHIRALPGRRIVYTNGSAPYAERVLAARGLTGLFDAIYGVEHAGYRPKPERAAFEEVFTRDGVIPERAAMFEDDPRNLTAPHEMGMRTVHVAPDPHPADHIHHHTDDLTAFLSRLT; this comes from the coding sequence ATGGTGCGCGAAGCTTTCTCTCATGTGACGACCTGGGTGTTCGATCTGGACAACACCCTTTATCCGCCCGCGATGCGTCTGTTCGACCAGATCGAAGTGCGGATGACAGCCTATGTGATGGAGGCGCTCGGCGTCACCCGGGCCGAGGCCGACCGCCTGCGCGCGCACTATTGGCGGCAATACGGCACCACGCTCGCCGGGTTGATGCGCGAACACGGGCTCGACCCCGATCCCTATCTGGTGGCGGTGCATGAGGTGGACATGAGCCACATGACCCCCGACACCGCGCTGGCCAGCCATATCCGCGCCCTTCCCGGCCGCCGCATCGTCTATACCAACGGCTCGGCGCCTTATGCCGAGCGGGTGCTGGCCGCGCGCGGGCTGACCGGCCTCTTCGATGCCATCTATGGGGTCGAGCACGCGGGATACCGACCCAAGCCCGAGCGCGCCGCATTCGAAGAGGTGTTCACCCGCGACGGGGTGATCCCCGAGCGCGCCGCCATGTTCGAGGACGACCCCCGCAATCTGACCGCCCCGCACGAGATGGGGATGCGCACGGTGCATGTGGCCCCCGATCCGCATCCGGCCGACCACATCCACCACCATACCGACGATCTGACCGCCTTTCTCTCGCGGCTGACCTGA
- a CDS encoding GntR family transcriptional regulator, with protein MTQGRPAQKDAYHLILEAIDSGIYKPGDRLVESELAERFGVSRTPIREALQRLETQSLLERDGRSMIVASLDHNQMAELYQVRRELEGLAARLAARHATAEEIAVLRDMVVADDKLVGNPQALSRANRRFHEQIHLASHNRYLVQQLDLVHRTMALMATTSLAAEGRGEIAQNEHKGIVEAIAARNEDAAEKALKDHISIAFMTRLKLDADSRERR; from the coding sequence ATGACCCAGGGCCGCCCGGCGCAGAAAGACGCCTATCACCTGATCCTCGAAGCTATCGACAGCGGCATCTACAAACCCGGCGACCGGTTGGTGGAAAGCGAGTTGGCCGAACGGTTCGGGGTGTCGCGCACACCGATCCGCGAGGCGCTGCAACGGCTTGAGACCCAGTCGCTGCTGGAACGCGATGGGCGCTCGATGATCGTGGCCTCGCTGGACCATAACCAGATGGCCGAGCTCTATCAGGTGCGGCGCGAGCTGGAGGGGCTGGCGGCGCGGCTGGCCGCGCGCCATGCCACCGCCGAAGAGATCGCGGTGCTGCGCGACATGGTGGTGGCCGATGACAAGCTGGTGGGCAACCCGCAAGCGCTGAGCCGGGCCAACCGGCGGTTTCACGAACAGATCCATCTGGCCTCGCACAACCGTTACCTGGTGCAGCAGCTTGACCTGGTGCACCGGACCATGGCGCTGATGGCGACCACCTCGCTGGCCGCCGAAGGGCGCGGCGAGATCGCGCAGAACGAGCACAAGGGGATCGTCGAGGCCATCGCCGCGCGCAACGAGGACGCGGCCGAAAAGGCGCTCAAGGACCACATCTCGATCGCCTTCATGACCCGCCTCAAGCTGGACGCCGACAGCCGCGAGCGACGCTGA
- a CDS encoding glycosyltransferase family 2 protein: MSDLHLRLSSASLAHPAPEPHLPLGRYLVRSGVISQAQLVQALQMQLRLDAPIGEILIAEGWAEPNDILRALALQNGVQWADLASDPPRAELCGLMPLDFWLRHGAIPWMRLGPMVIIATARPDRFDQLRAEMAQTGILLMPALSSRDQIDTALARHYAPTLAQLAETRVAPLYSCRTWNWRSRIAGSVVLLSLLILLLLAPIKGLTLLFLAAVFTLSLFAGLKAVALLAHLMNQSHLTAPHAPGLAAEIQGLRLPKISVLVPLYKEREIATALVTRLSRLTYPKALLDVILVLEEKDEVTRQTLSQCTLPAWMRVIEVPGHQGLTTKPRAMNYALDFCRGEIVGVWDAEDAPVADQLEHVAAHFAQAPQEVVCLQGILDYYNPRSSWRARCFTIEYASWFRIVLPGIARLGLVVPLGGTTLFFRRRVLEELGGWDAHNVTEDADLGVRLCRAGYRTELIDTVTYEEANFRPWPWVKQRSRWLKGFMVTYLVHMRAPLRLWSDLGTRRFLGVQAFFLGTLGQFLLAPVLWSFWLILFGLPHPMEGVLSAPVLFLCTAIFGATELLGLAIGLVAVSGAQRRFLIPWALTMPLYFPLGVLAAYKALYELMVNPYFWDKTQHGQACEEKPAPPPGSSLEGARQQGFH, translated from the coding sequence ATGAGCGACCTACATCTCAGGCTAAGCTCTGCCAGCCTGGCCCATCCGGCGCCGGAACCGCATCTGCCGCTGGGGCGCTATCTGGTGCGCAGCGGGGTGATCAGCCAGGCGCAGCTGGTGCAGGCCCTGCAGATGCAACTGCGGCTCGATGCGCCGATTGGAGAGATCCTGATCGCCGAGGGCTGGGCCGAACCCAATGATATCCTGCGCGCGCTGGCCCTGCAGAACGGGGTGCAATGGGCCGATCTGGCCTCCGACCCGCCGCGCGCCGAACTCTGCGGTCTGATGCCGCTCGATTTCTGGCTGCGGCATGGGGCCATCCCCTGGATGCGTTTGGGGCCGATGGTGATCATCGCCACCGCCCGCCCCGACCGGTTCGACCAGTTGCGCGCCGAAATGGCGCAGACCGGCATCCTCCTGATGCCGGCACTTTCCAGCCGCGACCAGATCGACACCGCCCTGGCCCGGCATTACGCGCCGACCCTGGCACAACTGGCCGAAACCCGGGTCGCGCCGCTCTACAGCTGCCGTACCTGGAACTGGCGCAGCCGGATCGCGGGCAGTGTGGTCCTGCTTTCACTGCTGATCCTGCTGCTGCTGGCACCGATAAAGGGCCTTACCCTGCTGTTTCTGGCCGCGGTGTTCACCTTGTCCTTGTTCGCTGGCCTCAAGGCGGTGGCCCTGTTGGCGCATCTGATGAACCAGTCCCATTTGACCGCGCCGCATGCCCCCGGGCTGGCCGCAGAGATCCAGGGCCTGCGACTGCCCAAGATCTCGGTCCTGGTACCGCTTTACAAGGAGCGCGAGATCGCCACCGCGCTGGTTACCCGGCTCAGCCGGCTGACCTATCCCAAGGCGCTGCTGGATGTCATTCTGGTGCTCGAGGAAAAGGACGAAGTGACCCGCCAGACCCTGTCCCAATGCACCCTACCGGCCTGGATGCGGGTGATCGAGGTTCCCGGCCATCAGGGGCTCACAACCAAGCCGCGGGCGATGAACTATGCGCTCGATTTCTGCCGGGGCGAGATCGTCGGCGTCTGGGATGCCGAGGACGCGCCGGTGGCCGACCAGCTCGAACATGTGGCGGCCCATTTCGCCCAGGCGCCCCAGGAGGTGGTCTGCCTGCAGGGCATCCTCGATTACTACAACCCGCGCAGCAGCTGGCGGGCGCGCTGTTTCACCATCGAATATGCCAGCTGGTTCCGCATCGTCCTGCCCGGAATCGCCCGTCTGGGCCTGGTGGTGCCGCTGGGCGGAACGACCCTGTTCTTCCGCCGCCGCGTGCTTGAGGAGCTGGGCGGCTGGGACGCCCATAACGTGACCGAGGATGCCGACCTGGGCGTGCGCCTCTGCCGGGCCGGATACCGGACCGAACTGATCGACACGGTGACCTATGAAGAGGCGAATTTCCGCCCCTGGCCCTGGGTCAAGCAGCGCTCGCGCTGGCTCAAGGGGTTCATGGTCACCTATCTGGTGCATATGCGCGCGCCGCTGCGCCTGTGGTCCGATCTGGGCACGCGGCGGTTTCTGGGGGTTCAGGCGTTTTTCCTTGGAACGCTGGGCCAGTTCCTGCTGGCGCCGGTGCTGTGGTCCTTCTGGCTGATCCTGTTCGGTCTGCCCCATCCCATGGAGGGTGTCTTGTCGGCGCCGGTGCTGTTCCTGTGCACCGCGATTTTCGGGGCGACCGAGCTTCTGGGGCTGGCAATCGGGTTGGTCGCCGTGTCCGGCGCCCAGCGGCGGTTCCTGATCCCCTGGGCGCTGACCATGCCGCTATACTTTCCACTCGGTGTGCTGGCGGCCTACAAGGCGCTCTACGAGTTGATGGTCAATCCCTATTTTTGGGACAAGACCCAGCACGGCCAGGCCTGCGAGGAAAAACCAGCCCCGCCGCCGGGCAGTTCCCTGGAGGGCGCGCGCCAACAGGGTTTTCATTAA
- the carA gene encoding glutamine-hydrolyzing carbamoyl-phosphate synthase small subunit: MAQNPLSKPTACLVLADGTVFYGTGFGATGQTVAELCFNTAMTGYQEIMTDPSYAGQIVTFTFPHIGNVGVTPEDDETTDPVAAGMVVKWDPTAASNWRAAEELKGWLARRGRIAIGGVDTRRLTRAIRQQGAPHVALAHDPEGKFDLAALIAAARGFAGLEGMDLAKDVTCAQSYRWDEMRWAWPEGYARQEAPKHKVVAIDYGAKRNILRCLASSGCDVTVLPATATAAEVLAHAPDGVFLSNGPGDPAATGEYAVPMIREILDTTSLPVFGICLGHQMLALALGGRTVKMNHGHHGANHPVKDLETGKVEITSMNHGFAVDAQSLPEGVVETHRSLFDGSNCGIRMSERPVFSVQYHPEASPGPQDSFYLFERFAAAMDAQKAEV; this comes from the coding sequence ATGGCCCAGAACCCCCTGTCCAAGCCCACCGCATGCCTGGTTCTGGCCGATGGAACAGTGTTTTACGGCACCGGCTTCGGCGCCACCGGCCAGACCGTGGCCGAGCTGTGCTTCAACACGGCGATGACCGGCTATCAAGAGATCATGACCGATCCCTCTTATGCGGGCCAGATCGTGACCTTCACCTTCCCCCATATCGGCAATGTAGGCGTCACCCCCGAAGATGACGAAACAACCGATCCGGTTGCCGCCGGCATGGTGGTGAAATGGGACCCGACCGCTGCCTCGAACTGGCGCGCCGCCGAAGAGCTCAAGGGCTGGCTGGCCCGGCGCGGTCGCATCGCCATCGGTGGTGTCGATACCCGCCGCCTGACCCGCGCCATCCGTCAGCAGGGCGCGCCGCATGTGGCCCTGGCCCACGATCCCGAAGGTAAGTTCGATCTGGCCGCCCTGATTGCCGCCGCGCGCGGCTTTGCCGGGCTCGAAGGCATGGACCTGGCCAAGGACGTCACCTGTGCCCAAAGCTATCGCTGGGACGAGATGCGCTGGGCCTGGCCCGAGGGTTATGCCCGGCAGGAGGCGCCCAAGCACAAGGTTGTCGCCATCGACTATGGTGCCAAGCGCAATATCCTGCGCTGCCTTGCCTCGTCGGGCTGTGACGTGACCGTGCTGCCCGCCACGGCCACCGCGGCCGAGGTGCTGGCCCATGCACCCGACGGCGTGTTCCTGTCCAACGGTCCCGGCGACCCGGCAGCGACAGGTGAATATGCCGTGCCGATGATCCGCGAGATCCTCGATACCACTTCCCTGCCCGTCTTTGGCATCTGCCTGGGACACCAGATGCTGGCGCTGGCGCTTGGCGGCCGCACCGTCAAGATGAACCACGGCCATCACGGTGCCAACCACCCGGTCAAGGACCTGGAAACCGGCAAGGTCGAGATCACCTCGATGAACCACGGCTTTGCCGTGGATGCGCAAAGCCTGCCCGAGGGGGTGGTGGAAACCCACCGCTCGCTGTTTGACGGCTCCAACTGCGGCATCCGCATGAGCGAGCGGCCTGTCTTCTCGGTGCAGTATCACCCCGAGGCCAGCCCGGGCCCGCAGGACAGCTTCTATCTGTTCGAACGCTTTGCCGCGGCAATGGATGCGCAAAAAGCGGAAGTCTGA
- a CDS encoding GatB/YqeY domain-containing protein → MDMRARVNTALKQAMKDKAADRLSTLRLINAAIKDRDIAVRGSGDEEAACCGDAEVLAILGKMTKQRQESARAYEEGGRLDLAERERQEISVIEEFLPKQLDEDEVESAVRAAITATGAGSIRDMGKVMGELKARYTGQMDFGKVGPMVKDQLCAAGNC, encoded by the coding sequence ATGGATATGCGGGCACGTGTGAATACCGCGCTGAAACAGGCGATGAAGGACAAGGCGGCCGATCGGTTGTCGACCCTGCGCCTGATCAATGCGGCGATCAAGGATCGCGATATCGCGGTGCGCGGCAGCGGCGATGAAGAGGCCGCCTGTTGCGGCGATGCCGAGGTTCTGGCCATTCTGGGCAAGATGACCAAGCAGCGCCAGGAAAGCGCGCGCGCCTATGAAGAGGGCGGACGGCTGGATCTGGCCGAGCGCGAGCGTCAGGAAATCTCGGTGATCGAGGAGTTTCTGCCCAAGCAGCTGGACGAGGACGAGGTCGAAAGCGCCGTGCGTGCCGCGATCACTGCGACCGGCGCCGGGTCGATCCGCGACATGGGCAAGGTGATGGGCGAGCTGAAGGCGCGCTATACCGGCCAGATGGATTTCGGCAAGGTCGGCCCGATGGTCAAGGATCAGCTCTGCGCCGCCGGCAATTGCTGA
- a CDS encoding prephenate dehydrogenase, with protein sequence MSCHLTFRSVGLFGFGAFGRLIATHLTPHLPCLVHDPALPDGANLPAGLSIASQAEAAGCDLVILAMPVAGIAEACRAIAPHLRPGAVVADVGSVKMTPAAIMQATLPGHVALIGTHPLFGPQSARHGIAGHKIALCPLRGRAHLPVAAFLRARLGLRVILTTPEAHDREAATVQGLTHLIAQAMNRMGPLPDRMTTASFDLLKQAVEMVRHDPPGVLAAIESANPFAPRVREEFLGLIEGLDRAYAGRD encoded by the coding sequence ATGTCCTGTCACCTTACCTTTCGCTCGGTCGGCCTTTTCGGTTTTGGCGCCTTTGGCCGGCTGATCGCGACGCATCTGACCCCGCATCTGCCCTGCCTGGTCCACGATCCCGCCCTGCCCGATGGTGCGAATCTTCCCGCAGGCCTCAGCATCGCCTCGCAGGCCGAGGCGGCGGGCTGCGATCTGGTCATTCTGGCGATGCCCGTGGCGGGCATCGCCGAGGCCTGCCGCGCCATCGCCCCGCATCTGCGCCCCGGCGCGGTGGTGGCCGATGTGGGCTCGGTCAAGATGACCCCGGCGGCGATCATGCAGGCGACCCTGCCCGGCCATGTAGCGCTGATCGGCACCCACCCCCTGTTCGGCCCGCAAAGCGCGCGACATGGCATCGCCGGGCACAAGATCGCGCTTTGCCCCTTGCGGGGTCGCGCCCATCTGCCGGTGGCCGCGTTCCTGCGCGCGCGGCTGGGGCTGCGGGTGATCCTGACCACACCCGAGGCCCATGACCGCGAGGCCGCCACGGTACAGGGGCTGACCCACCTGATCGCGCAGGCAATGAACCGGATGGGCCCCCTGCCCGACCGCATGACCACCGCCAGTTTCGATCTGCTGAAACAGGCGGTCGAGATGGTACGCCACGACCCGCCCGGCGTGCTGGCCGCCATCGAAAGCGCCAATCCCTTCGCCCCGCGCGTGCGTGAAGAATTCCTGGGCCTTATCGAGGGACTGGACCGCGCCTATGCGGGGCGAGACTAG
- a CDS encoding DUF2244 domain-containing protein, which yields MPYDWKRTETRQELRLWPHNSLPPRGAAGFVLLVFALGLLPLIAVLGSPLLWGLLPFLLLAVAGLWLAIEANYRQRRILEVLTLDPERAHLVRHNPRGAVQEWDCNRYWARATLHAHGGPVPHYVTLQGCGREVEIGAFLSEDERIALYDDLREMLSK from the coding sequence ATGCCCTATGACTGGAAACGCACCGAAACCCGGCAAGAGCTGCGCCTGTGGCCGCATAATTCGCTGCCACCGCGCGGGGCGGCGGGGTTTGTCCTTCTGGTCTTTGCGCTCGGGCTGCTGCCGCTGATCGCGGTACTGGGGTCGCCGCTGCTCTGGGGGCTGTTGCCGTTCCTGTTGCTGGCGGTGGCCGGGCTGTGGCTGGCCATCGAGGCCAATTACCGCCAGCGCCGCATCCTCGAGGTGCTGACGCTCGACCCCGAGCGCGCGCATCTGGTGCGCCACAACCCGCGCGGCGCGGTGCAGGAATGGGATTGCAACCGCTATTGGGCGCGCGCCACCCTGCATGCCCATGGCGGGCCGGTGCCCCACTATGTGACCCTTCAGGGCTGCGGGCGCGAGGTCGAGATCGGCGCCTTTCTGTCCGAGGATGAGCGGATCGCGCTTTACGATGATCTGCGGGAGATGCTTTCGAAGTAG
- a CDS encoding glycosyltransferase family 2 protein — MKATWSVFSMVREPVHILGRFVEHNLSAGASYVHLFFDDPDDPAYDTFANQPGVIAQRCDSAYWRGLNRRRPPYVERRQLVNGRVAYERCLTDWQAHFDADELVVTRDSALGSQLATVPDSHQTAHLGTLEPMVPPEDHDGPVPFRRSVRHLKFRARLHVYGDDLQVFRNGLFGHYQGKSILRAGLQGWGHGIHFPRPASAEIENAIHEMDNAWIAHMHCENRDLWVNRTLNKMRDGSYNLRTGNYDILPYVAPEAAALDNPTEEDLLQLLTGFYDRVSVLSEDLRQRMEDLDLLQYHEVRLLD; from the coding sequence ATGAAAGCGACCTGGAGCGTCTTCTCCATGGTCAGGGAACCGGTTCATATCCTGGGCCGCTTCGTGGAGCACAACCTGAGTGCCGGCGCCAGTTATGTGCATCTTTTCTTCGATGATCCCGATGACCCGGCCTATGATACTTTCGCCAACCAGCCCGGCGTAATCGCTCAGCGCTGCGACAGCGCGTACTGGAGAGGTCTGAACCGGCGGCGCCCGCCCTATGTCGAGCGGCGCCAACTGGTCAATGGGCGCGTCGCCTATGAACGCTGCCTGACCGACTGGCAGGCGCATTTCGACGCCGACGAGTTGGTGGTGACACGGGACAGCGCGTTGGGTTCACAACTGGCCACCGTCCCCGACAGCCACCAGACGGCGCATCTGGGCACGCTCGAACCGATGGTCCCGCCCGAGGATCATGACGGGCCGGTTCCCTTTCGCCGCTCGGTCCGGCACCTGAAATTCCGCGCCCGCCTGCATGTCTATGGCGACGATCTGCAGGTGTTTCGCAACGGGCTGTTCGGGCATTACCAGGGCAAGTCGATCCTGCGCGCCGGGCTTCAGGGCTGGGGCCATGGCATCCACTTTCCCCGTCCCGCCTCGGCCGAGATCGAAAACGCCATTCATGAGATGGACAATGCCTGGATCGCGCATATGCATTGCGAGAACCGCGATCTGTGGGTGAACCGGACGCTGAACAAGATGCGCGACGGGTCGTATAACCTGCGCACCGGCAATTACGACATCCTGCCCTATGTGGCGCCCGAGGCGGCGGCGCTGGACAATCCCACCGAAGAGGATCTGCTGCAACTGCTCACCGGCTTTTACGACCGGGTCAGCGTGTTGTCCGAGGATCTGCGCCAGCGGATGGAGGATCTCGACCTGCTGCAATATCACGAGGTCAGGCTGCTGGACTAA